A genome region from Jeongeupia sp. HS-3 includes the following:
- a CDS encoding diphthine--ammonia ligase — MTTALPPIVASWSGGKDSCLALHRAIAAGHAPVALITMLDETGARSRSHGIPPAILTLQAAALGVPLITGNAGWSDYEAEFVARLGRARDDFGARAAVFGDIDLQAHRDWEEMVCARTELGALLPLWQQDRRALVEEMIDSGIRAMIVSCNEALGPDFLGRSIDAQTLADLDAAGVDVCGENGEYHTLVLDAPRFAAPLDVVCGEKQLHGSYWFIELAPA; from the coding sequence ATGACTACAGCCCTCCCCCCCATCGTCGCCTCGTGGAGCGGCGGCAAGGATAGTTGCCTTGCGCTGCACCGCGCCATCGCCGCCGGCCACGCCCCGGTGGCGCTGATCACCATGCTCGACGAAACCGGCGCGCGTTCGCGCTCGCACGGCATTCCGCCGGCTATCCTCACGCTGCAGGCCGCCGCACTCGGTGTGCCGCTGATCACCGGCAATGCCGGCTGGTCCGACTACGAGGCCGAGTTCGTCGCCCGCCTCGGCCGCGCCCGCGACGATTTCGGCGCCAGGGCAGCGGTGTTCGGCGACATCGACCTTCAGGCCCATCGCGACTGGGAAGAAATGGTCTGCGCTCGCACCGAACTCGGCGCGCTCTTGCCGCTGTGGCAGCAGGACCGCCGCGCGCTGGTCGAGGAAATGATAGACAGCGGCATCCGCGCGATGATCGTCTCGTGCAACGAGGCGCTGGGGCCGGACTTCCTCGGCCGCAGCATCGACGCGCAAACGCTGGCCGATCTCGATGCCGCCGGTGTCGACGTTTGCGGCGAAAACGGCGAATACCACACGCTGGTGCTCGATGCCCCGCGCTTTGCCGCGCCGCTGGATGTGGTCTGCGGCGAGAAGCAACTGCACGGCAGCTACTGGTTCATCGAACTCGCGCCGGCCTGA
- the nudC gene encoding NAD(+) diphosphatase, with the protein MNMLPPDFVPCFSTLLPSEPALCLAIVGDRHLVTHDATLPGLGALAALGAPEVDVLIGHLGGVPCRLLAWPEGTAAPDGLAIEGLRALHGRLDDDAFWISARARQLLAWLRDHRHCGRCGAATEVAEHEATAICPACEHRMYPRVSPAMMVLIRRGRELLLARSPHFKPGVYSALAGFVEPGETLEACVHRETMEEVGVSITNLRWFASQSWPFPHSLMLAFHADYVAGDIVPQEGEIEDARWFDIAALPELPAQASIARRLIDDAIAGLRD; encoded by the coding sequence ATGAATATGCTGCCCCCCGACTTTGTCCCGTGTTTTTCGACCCTGTTGCCGAGCGAACCGGCACTGTGTCTGGCCATCGTCGGCGACCGGCATCTGGTGACACACGACGCAACACTGCCTGGCCTCGGCGCGCTGGCCGCGCTGGGCGCCCCCGAAGTCGACGTGCTGATCGGCCATCTGGGCGGCGTGCCGTGCCGGCTGCTGGCCTGGCCCGAGGGCACGGCCGCACCGGACGGGCTGGCGATCGAAGGACTGCGCGCGCTGCATGGCCGACTGGATGACGATGCGTTCTGGATCTCCGCCCGCGCCCGCCAATTGCTGGCATGGCTGCGTGATCATCGCCATTGCGGTCGCTGCGGCGCCGCCACCGAAGTCGCCGAACACGAGGCCACGGCGATCTGCCCGGCCTGCGAGCACCGGATGTACCCGCGCGTATCGCCGGCGATGATGGTGCTGATCCGCCGCGGCCGCGAGCTGCTGCTGGCGCGCTCGCCGCACTTCAAGCCCGGGGTTTACAGTGCACTCGCCGGCTTCGTCGAACCGGGCGAAACACTCGAAGCCTGCGTCCACCGCGAGACGATGGAAGAAGTCGGCGTCAGCATCACCAATCTGCGCTGGTTCGCCAGCCAGAGCTGGCCCTTCCCGCACTCGCTGATGCTCGCCTTCCACGCCGATTACGTCGCCGGCGACATCGTGCCGCAGGAAGGCGAAATCGAGGATGCGCGCTGGTTCGACATCGCCGCACTGCCCGAGCTGCCGGCGCAGGCCAGCATCGCCCGGCGACTGATCGACGACGCGATCGCCGGGCTGCGCGACTGA
- a CDS encoding Rrf2 family transcriptional regulator, which yields MQLTRYTDLSLRVLMYLSYPGRNDLVTIAEIAAQFDVPRNHLVKVVNRLVHLGWVSATRGRSGGIRLGVPAGSLTLGQILREMEGTTALIDCEGEVCVLRSGCRLRGALADALQSFYRTLDGYTLAQICASPTAGLIAQMHRMVAMPAH from the coding sequence ATGCAACTGACCCGCTACACCGACCTCTCGCTCCGGGTGCTGATGTATCTGAGCTACCCCGGCCGCAACGACCTCGTCACCATCGCCGAAATCGCCGCGCAGTTCGACGTGCCGCGCAATCACCTCGTCAAGGTGGTGAACCGGCTGGTTCATCTTGGCTGGGTGTCGGCGACGCGTGGCCGCAGCGGCGGCATCCGCCTCGGCGTGCCGGCCGGATCGCTGACGCTCGGGCAGATCCTGCGCGAGATGGAAGGCACGACGGCGCTGATCGATTGCGAAGGCGAAGTCTGCGTGCTCCGGAGCGGCTGCCGCTTGCGCGGCGCACTCGCCGACGCCTTGCAAAGCTTCTACCGCACCCTCGACGGCTACACGCTGGCCCAAATCTGCGCCTCCCCCACCGCCGGGCTGATCGCGCAGATGCACCGTATGGTGGCGATGCCGGCACACTGA
- a CDS encoding HPr family phosphocarrier protein, which yields MHIFELVFRDAAGLHTRPAARLVLLAREYAASVRICAGERSADARQLVALMKLGVGSGDTLTIHVDGPDETAAVTALRALFDELNAVA from the coding sequence GTGCACATTTTCGAGCTGGTTTTCCGGGACGCTGCCGGCCTGCACACGCGCCCGGCGGCGCGGCTGGTGCTGCTGGCGCGCGAATACGCGGCGTCGGTGCGCATCTGCGCCGGCGAGCGCTCGGCCGATGCGCGGCAGCTGGTGGCGCTGATGAAGCTCGGTGTCGGCAGCGGCGATACGCTGACCATCCACGTCGACGGCCCTGATGAAACAGCTGCCGTTACCGCGTTGCGCGCGCTGTTCGACGAACTGAACGCCGTGGCCTGA
- a CDS encoding globin domain-containing protein, translating into MLAPNHRATIDATLPVVAANATAITGCFYGRMLTAHPELRNLFNQGNQASGEQKQALAGAVYAYAQHCDAPGTIEPLLNRIAHKHASLGISPDMYTIVGRHLMAAIGEVLGDAVTAEIAEAWDTVYWRFAGELIAREAVLYKDAGITPASFLREYEVIERVAEGDVAVSLRLLPTDDKPAPAFKPGQYVSVQVDLPEIGLRQLRQYSLSDAADGKTLRITVKQEAGDDARPDGLVSMHLAQHAEVGSRWLVSNPFGDLALDLAADTPVVMISAGVGVTPMVAMRQHLRRLQPQRQGVFVHVAAHGGRHILKRELAPAANIAELIVYDDARDEDRGDHHGRFDLAEHAAAIVQSDADYYLCGPLAFMIAQRDALLGLGVAAERVHFEVFGPDLLTATL; encoded by the coding sequence ATGCTTGCACCGAACCACCGCGCCACCATCGATGCCACGCTGCCGGTCGTCGCCGCCAACGCCACCGCGATCACCGGCTGCTTCTACGGGCGGATGCTGACCGCGCATCCCGAGCTGCGCAACCTCTTCAACCAGGGCAACCAGGCGTCGGGCGAGCAGAAGCAGGCGCTCGCTGGCGCGGTCTACGCCTACGCTCAGCATTGCGATGCGCCGGGCACGATCGAGCCGCTGCTGAACCGCATCGCCCACAAACACGCCAGCCTCGGCATCTCGCCGGACATGTACACCATCGTCGGCCGGCACCTGATGGCGGCGATCGGCGAAGTGCTCGGCGACGCGGTCACGGCCGAGATCGCCGAGGCGTGGGACACCGTGTACTGGCGCTTCGCCGGCGAGCTGATCGCGCGCGAGGCGGTGCTGTACAAGGACGCCGGCATCACCCCGGCCAGCTTCCTGCGCGAATACGAAGTGATCGAGCGCGTGGCCGAGGGCGACGTCGCCGTATCGCTGCGGCTGCTGCCGACCGACGACAAACCGGCGCCGGCGTTCAAACCCGGCCAGTACGTCAGCGTGCAGGTCGATCTGCCCGAAATCGGCCTGCGCCAGCTGCGCCAGTACAGCCTCTCCGACGCTGCCGACGGCAAGACGCTGCGCATCACGGTGAAGCAGGAGGCCGGTGACGACGCCCGCCCCGATGGATTGGTGTCGATGCATCTGGCACAGCATGCCGAGGTCGGCAGCCGCTGGCTGGTGAGCAACCCGTTCGGCGACCTCGCGCTCGATCTTGCCGCCGACACACCGGTGGTGATGATTTCGGCCGGCGTCGGCGTCACGCCAATGGTTGCGATGCGCCAGCATCTGCGCCGGCTGCAGCCGCAACGGCAGGGCGTATTCGTCCACGTTGCCGCGCATGGCGGCCGACACATCCTCAAGCGCGAGCTGGCGCCGGCGGCGAATATCGCCGAGCTGATCGTTTACGACGATGCGCGTGATGAGGACCGCGGCGACCACCACGGTCGCTTCGATCTGGCCGAGCACGCAGCCGCCATCGTTCAATCCGACGCCGATTACTACCTGTGCGGGCCGCTGGCGTTCATGATCGCGCAGCGTGATGCACTACTGGGGCTGGGCGTGGCGGCTGAGCGGGTGCATTTCGAGGTGTTTGGGCCGGATTTGCTGACGGCGACGCTGTGA
- a CDS encoding DHA2 family efflux MFS transporter permease subunit has protein sequence MSEPQQAAPPPPLHGAALALMTTAVALGTFMEVLDTTIVNVSVPHIAGNLAASTTQGTWTISAYGLAAAIAVPLTGWLAKRVGEVKLFVISVLLFTLASILCGFAHSLPQLVAFRFLQGLVSGPMVPLSQTLLLAAYPPAKKGLALALWSMTVVVAPICGPLLGGWITDNYSWPWIFYINIPVGLFTAAVSWRLLKSRETKTVKLPIDVVGIVLLVLGVGALQVMLDNGNDLDWFNSTFIVAMAVTAVVALTFLVAWELTDEHPIVDLSLFKSRNFRWGVVSLSLGMFCFFGSTVIFPLWLQMVKGYTATWAGVATAPVGILAFFLSPLIGKNIAKINLRMLTSFAFMVFGITMFWFASFTLDTELNQLVVARLFQGIGIACFFIPLNQIILSGIGPERMAAASGLSNFFRTLSGSFATAIVTYIWTKREIFHHARLTEHVTSASPATTSYLGQLDQLGVHGIAAYAQIDQTITQQAFQTATSEVFWMMGVIFLAMIAVVWLTRPPFGAAGAGGGH, from the coding sequence ATGTCTGAACCACAACAGGCAGCGCCGCCACCGCCGCTGCACGGCGCCGCGCTGGCGCTGATGACCACGGCGGTCGCGCTCGGCACCTTCATGGAAGTGCTGGATACGACCATCGTCAACGTCTCGGTGCCGCACATCGCCGGCAACCTCGCCGCCAGCACCACCCAAGGCACGTGGACCATCAGCGCCTACGGCCTGGCCGCGGCGATCGCCGTGCCGCTGACCGGCTGGCTCGCCAAGCGCGTCGGCGAGGTCAAGCTGTTCGTGATCTCGGTGCTGCTGTTCACGCTGGCCTCCATCCTCTGCGGCTTCGCCCACAGCCTGCCCCAACTGGTGGCGTTCCGCTTCCTGCAGGGGCTGGTATCCGGGCCGATGGTGCCGCTGTCGCAGACGCTGCTGCTCGCCGCGTATCCGCCGGCCAAGAAGGGGCTGGCGCTGGCGCTGTGGTCGATGACCGTGGTGGTCGCGCCAATCTGCGGGCCGCTGCTCGGCGGCTGGATCACCGACAACTACAGCTGGCCGTGGATCTTCTACATCAACATCCCGGTCGGGCTGTTCACCGCCGCGGTCTCGTGGCGGCTGCTCAAGAGCCGCGAGACCAAGACGGTGAAGCTGCCGATCGACGTCGTCGGCATCGTGCTGCTGGTACTCGGTGTCGGCGCCTTGCAGGTCATGCTCGACAACGGCAACGACCTCGACTGGTTCAACTCGACCTTCATCGTCGCCATGGCCGTCACCGCCGTCGTCGCGCTGACTTTCCTCGTCGCCTGGGAGCTGACCGACGAGCACCCGATCGTCGACCTCTCCTTGTTCAAGAGCCGCAATTTCCGCTGGGGCGTGGTGTCGCTGTCGCTGGGGATGTTCTGCTTCTTCGGCAGCACGGTGATCTTTCCGCTGTGGCTGCAGATGGTGAAGGGCTATACGGCCACCTGGGCCGGCGTGGCGACCGCTCCGGTCGGCATTCTGGCGTTCTTCCTGTCGCCGCTGATCGGCAAGAACATCGCCAAGATCAACCTGCGCATGCTGACGTCGTTCGCCTTCATGGTGTTCGGCATCACGATGTTCTGGTTTGCCAGCTTCACGCTGGACACCGAGCTGAACCAGCTGGTCGTGGCGCGGCTGTTCCAGGGCATCGGCATCGCCTGCTTCTTCATCCCGCTGAACCAGATCATCCTGTCGGGCATCGGCCCGGAGCGGATGGCCGCAGCGTCGGGGCTGTCGAACTTTTTCCGCACGCTGTCGGGCAGCTTCGCCACCGCCATCGTCACCTACATCTGGACCAAGCGGGAGATCTTCCACCACGCGCGGCTGACCGAGCACGTCACCAGCGCCAGCCCGGCAACGACGAGCTACCTCGGCCAGCTCGACCAGCTCGGCGTCCATGGCATCGCCGCCTACGCGCAGATCGACCAGACGATCACCCAGCAGGCGTTCCAGACCGCGACCAGCGAGGTGTTCTGGATGATGGGGGTGATCTTCCTGGCGATGATCGCCGTGGTGTGGCTGACGCGACCACCGTTCGGCGCCGCCGGTGCCGGTGGCGGGCATTGA
- a CDS encoding nicotinate phosphoribosyltransferase translates to MSLSANLLLNTDSYKASHFLQYPPGADGMFGYIESRGGAYPDTLWFGLQAILREYLATPITHAMVDEAAALFAAHGEPFAEAAFRRIVDVHGGWLPLEIKAAPEGLVIPNHNVLATFESTDPELFWIGSYFESLWLRVWYPATVATRSRAIKASIRAALIRSSDDVDGQLPFKLHDFGARGASSSETAALGGMAHLVNFQGTDTVLALVAAKRYYDEPLAGFSIPAAEHSTITAWGRDGELAAYRNMLARFGTPGAIFACVSDSYDIYHAVDAMWGEALRDAVIQSGATLVVRPDSGDPATVVLRCAELLAARFGATTNRKGYKVINHVRLIQGDGVNEASIRHVLDTLLTAGYSADNLAFGMGGALLQDMNRDTLRWALKTSAIRIDGEWRDVYKAPVTDPGKTSKPGRLMLYRDAHGHYVSGPIDATLGEPLLQTVYRNGELHNEAGFATVRLRAAL, encoded by the coding sequence ATGTCCCTGAGCGCCAACCTGCTGCTGAACACCGATTCGTACAAGGCCAGCCACTTCCTGCAGTACCCGCCCGGCGCCGACGGCATGTTCGGCTATATCGAATCGCGCGGCGGCGCCTATCCCGATACGCTGTGGTTCGGCCTGCAGGCGATCCTGCGCGAATACCTCGCCACGCCGATCACCCACGCGATGGTCGACGAGGCCGCCGCGCTGTTTGCCGCGCACGGCGAACCGTTTGCCGAGGCGGCGTTCCGGCGCATTGTCGACGTGCACGGCGGCTGGCTGCCGCTGGAAATCAAGGCCGCGCCCGAAGGGCTGGTGATCCCGAATCACAATGTGCTGGCCACCTTTGAATCGACCGACCCCGAGCTGTTCTGGATCGGCTCGTATTTCGAATCGCTGTGGCTGCGCGTCTGGTATCCGGCCACCGTGGCGACCCGCAGCCGCGCGATCAAGGCGAGCATCCGCGCGGCGCTGATCCGCAGTTCGGACGATGTCGACGGCCAGTTGCCGTTCAAGCTGCACGACTTCGGCGCGCGCGGCGCATCGAGCAGCGAAACCGCCGCGCTCGGCGGCATGGCGCATCTGGTCAACTTTCAGGGCACCGACACCGTGCTGGCGCTGGTCGCCGCCAAACGCTACTACGACGAGCCGCTGGCCGGCTTCTCGATCCCGGCGGCCGAGCACAGCACCATCACCGCGTGGGGCCGCGACGGCGAGCTGGCCGCCTACCGCAATATGCTGGCGCGCTTCGGCACGCCCGGCGCGATCTTCGCCTGCGTCTCGGACAGCTACGACATCTATCACGCGGTCGACGCGATGTGGGGCGAGGCGCTGCGCGACGCGGTGATCCAGAGCGGCGCAACACTGGTGGTGCGGCCCGATTCGGGCGATCCGGCCACCGTGGTGCTGCGCTGCGCCGAACTGCTGGCGGCGCGTTTTGGCGCCACCACCAACCGCAAGGGCTACAAGGTCATCAACCATGTGCGGCTGATCCAGGGCGACGGCGTCAACGAGGCGTCGATCCGCCATGTGCTCGACACGCTGCTGACCGCCGGTTACTCGGCCGACAATCTCGCCTTCGGCATGGGCGGTGCGCTGCTGCAGGACATGAACCGCGATACCTTGCGCTGGGCGCTGAAAACCTCGGCGATCCGCATTGATGGTGAATGGCGCGACGTCTACAAGGCGCCGGTCACCGATCCGGGCAAGACCTCCAAACCCGGCCGGCTGATGCTGTACCGCGACGCCCACGGCCACTATGTGAGCGGCCCGATCGACGCCACGCTCGGCGAACCGCTGCTGCAAACGGTTTACCGCAACGGCGAGTTGCACAACGAGGCCGGTTTCGCCACGGTGCGCCTGCGTGCGGCGCTCTAG